A genomic stretch from Coffea arabica cultivar ET-39 chromosome 10c, Coffea Arabica ET-39 HiFi, whole genome shotgun sequence includes:
- the LOC113713483 gene encoding protein DOG1-like 4 produces the protein MHTISMATGNGNHEAQQTEENFEQFYETWKKQQNQHLQELITASEQVSSPTPPTEGITACSSSSPPPPTDGITATNLNNLVKRVVEHYEEYYKTKSEWADKNILQILSPPWTSSLEDAFLWIGGWRPTMAIHLLYSKSSLQFESKFNDWMQGKLTKHDLGDLTESQISLIDELQKNTIIEEKEITGKMAKQQEKAAGADMVELSHLVSEALREEEKGTKARDHEAEQSQAESSLSPKEKGFKKILEKADNLRLRTLKSIIDALSATQAVHFLIAAAELHLRLHEWGKARDEGQLSGGAGHPIFRQEA, from the coding sequence ATGCATACTATCAGCATGGCCACCGGAAATGGAAATCACGAGGCACAACAAACAGAGGAAAACTTTGAGCAATTTTATGAGACATGGAAGAAGCAGCAGAACCAGCATCTTCAAGAACTCATCACTGCATCAGAACAAGTTTCTTCCCCAACACCGCCAACAGAGGGGATCACGGCTTGTTCCTCCtcatcaccaccaccaccaacaGACGGGATCACGGCAACAAATTTGAACAACTTGGTAAAACGTGTGGTCGAACACTATGAAGAGTACTACAAAACCAAGTCAGAATGGGCAGACAAAAACATATTGCAAATATTGTCACCCCCATGGACGAGTTCTCTTGAGGATGCATTCCTTTGGATTGGTGGATGGAGACCCACTATGGCTATCCATCTTCTCTACTCAAAATCAAGTTTACAGTTCGAATCCAAATTCAATGATTGGATGCAGGGAAAATTGACTAAGCATGATCTTGGCGATTTGACAGAGAGTCAAATCAGTCTAATTGACGAGCTGCAGAAGAATACAATCATTGAGGAGAAGGAAATAACTGGAAAGATGGCCAAGCAGCAGGAGAAGGCGGCCGGTGCAGACATGGTGGAGCTGAGTCATTTGGTGAGTGAGGCACTGcgtgaagaagaaaagggaacgAAAGCAAGGGATCACGAAGCTGAACAGAGCCAGGCTGAGTCAAGTCTGAGTCCCAAGGAGAAAGGGTTCAAGAAGATCTTAGAAAAGGCCGATAATCTTAGGCTGAGAACCCTTAAGAGTATAATTGACGCATTATCTGCAACACAGGCTGTTCACTTCTTGATTGCTGCTGCTGAACTTCACCTGAGGCTACACGAGTGGGGAAAAGCCAGGGATGAAGGGCAACTCTCTGGCGGAGCTGGCCATCCCATTTTCCGACAAGAAGCCTGA
- the LOC113713482 gene encoding protein disulfide-isomerase, which yields MASRSRVRISSLLIMLSIIGLAAAESGTTEEESKSEEFVVTLDQSNFHEFVSKHKFIVVEFYAPWCGHCKKLAPEYEKAASILSKEDPPLILAKVDANEEKNKALATEFGVSGFPTMKILRFGGSVVQDYKGPREADGIVAYVKKQSGPASVEIKTAEDATSFVDEKKIVIVGVFPEFSGEKFDNFTTVAERLRSDYEFGHVLDAKLLPRGELSISAPTVRLFKPFDELVVDFQEFNVDDLVKLIEESSVPLVTLFNNDPNNHPFVIKFFNTEHDKAMLFLNFSSENIDAFKSKYRDVAEQYKGKGIAFLLGDLEASQGAFQYFGLKEDQVPLIVIQTNDGEKYLKTHLEPDHIASWVKDYKDGHVKPYKKSEPIPEVNNEPVKVVVADTLQDFVFNSGKNVLLEFYAPWCGHCKKLAPILDEVAVSLENDADVVIAKIDATANDIPQGTFEVKGYPTLYFKSASGNILQYDGDRTKEDIIEFIQKNRDKAAQQESGKDEL from the exons atgGCGTCCAGAAGTAGGGTTAGGATATCCTCTCTTCTGATTATGCTTTCCATAATCGGATTGGCTGCTGCAGAAAGTGGAACCACCGAAGAAGAATCTAAATCGGAAGAGTTTGTCGTGACTTTGGACCAATCCAATTTTCACGAATTCGTGTCCAAGCACAAGTTTATTGTCGTCGAATTTTATGCTCCTTG GTGTGGGCACTGCAAGAAACTAGCTCCAGAG TACGAGAAAGCTGCATCAATTTTGAGCAAGGAGGATCCTCCGCTCATCTTGGCCAAAGTTGATGCCAATGAGGAGAAAAATAAGGCTCTTGCAACTGAATTTGGTGTCAGCGGTTTCCCCACTATGAAGATCTTGAGATTTGGAGGTAGCGTTGTTCAAGATTACAAAGGACCTCGTGAAGCTGATGGTATTGTTGCTTACGTGAAGAAGCAAAGTGGTCCTGCATCAGTTGAAATTAAAACTGCTGAAGATGCTACCTCATTTGTTGATGAAAAAAAGATTGTTATT GTTGGGGTGTTTCCCGAGTTTTCTGGAGAGAAGTTTGACAACTTTACTACTGTGGCTGAAAGGCTGCGTTCTGATTACGAGTTTGGCCATGTTTTGGATGCCAAGCTTCTACCTCGTGGAGAATTATCTATTTCGGCTCCTACCGTTAGGTTGTTTAAGCCATTTGATGAGCTTGTTGTTGATTTTCAG GAATTTAATGTGGATGATCTTGTGAAGTTGATTGAAGAGTCTAGTGTTCCTTTGGTGACTCTGTTTAACAATGACCCAAACAATCATCCTTTTGTCATAAAGTTCTTCAATACAGAACATGACAAG GCAATGTTGTTTCTGAACTTCAGCAGTGAGAACATTGATGCTTTTAAATCAAAGTATCGTGATGTCGCTGAGCAATACAAAGGAAAAGGCATAGCCTTTCTACTTGGTGATCTTGAGGCCAGCCAAGGTGCTTTCCAG TATTTTGGACTCAAGGAGGACCAGGTGCCTCTCATTGTCATACAGACAAATGATGGAGAGAAGTATCTCAAAACTCACTTGGAGCCTGATCATATTGCTTCTTGGGTGAAGGATTACAAG GATGGACATGTGAAACCTTACAAAAAGTCAGAGCCCATACCAGAAGTTAACAATGAACCTGTTAAGGTCGTGGTAGCTGACACACTCCAGGACTTCGTTTTCAATTCTGGGAAAAATG TTCTACTGGAGTTTTATGCACCATGGTGTGGACACTGCAAAAAGTTGGCCCCAATATTGGATGAAGTTGCTGTCTCACTTGAAAATGATGCTGATGTGGTCATTGCAAAAATT GATGCTACTGCAAATGATATCCCACAAGGAACGTTTGAGGTCAAAGGTTACCCAACATTGTATTTTAAATCAGCAAGTGGAAATATCTTGCAGTATGATGGTGACAGGACCAAGGAAGACATAATTGAGTTTATTCAGAAGAATCGAGATAAGGCAGCTCAGCAAGAATCTGGAAAAGATGAGCTCTGA